Part of the Streptomyces europaeiscabiei genome is shown below.
ACCGAAGCGCACGGTCATCCCCTCGTCCGGCTGCACCCGGATGACGATCGCGTTCTGCCCCAGTTCCTCGGTGGCGGTGGAGTCGAACGGGGAGTGCGGGGCGCGCTGGAAGACCACCGCGATCTCCGTCACCCGGCGGCCGAGGCGCTTGCCCGTCCGCAGATAGAAGGGGACGCCCGCCCAGCGGCGGTTGTCGATGCCCACCTTCACCGCCGCGTACGTGTCCGTCGTCGAGGACCGGGCGATGCCCTCCTCCTCCAGATAGCCGGGCACCTGCTCGCCGCCCTGCCAGCCGGCCGCGTACTGGCCGCGCACGGTGTGCCGGCCCAGGTCCTCCGGCAGCCGCACGGCCTTGAGCGCCTTCAGCTTCTCGGCCAGCAGCGACTCGGCGTCGAACGCCGCCGGTTCCTCCATGACGGTCAGGGCCAGCAGTTGGAGCAGGTGGTTCTGGATGACGTCACGGGCCGAGCCGATGCCGTCGTAGTACCCGGCGCGACCGCCGATGCCGATGTCCTCGGCCATCGTGATCTGCACGTGGTCGACGTAACTCCGGTTCCAGATGGGCTCGTACATCTGGTTGGCGAAGCGGAGCGCCAGGATGTTCTGGACGGTCTCCTTGCCGAGGTAGTGGTCGATCCGGAAGACCTGCTCGGGGTCGAACACCTCGTGCAGGACCGCGTTCAGCTCGCGGGCGCTGGCCAGGTCGTGGCCGAACGGCTTCTCGATGACCGCGCGCCGCCAGGACCCCGCGGGCGGGCCGGCCAGCCCGTGCTTCTTGAGCTGCTTGACGACCTTCGGGAACATCTTCGGCGGCACGGAGAGATAGAACGCGAAGTTGCCGCCCGTGCCCCGGGAGCCGTCCAGTTCCTCGACGGCCTCGCGGAGCCGCTTGAACGCCTCGTCGTCGCCGAAGTCGCCCGGGATGAACCTCATCCCCTCAGAGAGCTGCTGCCAGACCTCCTCACGGAACTCGGTGCGGGCGTGCTCGCGGACCGCGTCGTGCACGATCTGCGCGAAGTCCTCGTCCTCCCAGTCCCGGCGCGCGAACCCCACGAGCGAGAAGCCCGGCGGCAGCAGACCCCGGTTGGCCAGGTCGTACACGGCCGGCATCAGCTTCTTGCGGGACAGGTCACCGGTCACCCCGAAGATGACGAGCCCGGACGGGCCCGCGATCCGGGGGAGCCGGCGGTCGTCCGCGTCCCGGAGCGGGTTGAGCCACTCGTCGGTCATTCCCCATCAACTCCCTTGCTGTTCAAGGACTTCGCCACCACGTCCAACAGGTCCTGCCACGCCGCCTCGAACGTGGCGACGCCCTCGTTCTCCAGTAGACCCACGACCTCCTCGTAGGAGACGCCGAGCGCCTCCACCGCCGCGAGGTCGGCGCGGGCCTGCGCGTATCCACCGCTCACCGTGTTCCCGCGGATGACGCCACGGTCCGCGACGGCGTCGAGCGTGGCCTGAGGCATCGTGTTGACGGTGCCGGGCGCGACCAGCCCGTCCACGTACCGGGTGTCCCTGTACGCCGGGTCCTTCACGCCGGTCGAGGCCCACAGCGGGCGCTGCTTGTTGGCGCGGGCCCCGGCGAGGGCGGTCCAGCGTCCGCCGGGGTGAGCGCAACCGTCGGCCCCGCCGAACACCTCCTCGTACGCCTCGTGGGCGAGCCGAGCGTTGGCGAGCGCGGCGCGGCCCCTGAGGGCGAGCGCCTCGGCCGTGCCGAGCAGGGTCAGCCGCTTGTCGATCTCGGTGTCGACGCGGGAGACGAAGAAGGAGGCGACGGAGTGGATGGCGGACAGGTCGAGGCCCGCGGCCCGCGCCTTCTCCAGGCCCGCCAGATAGGCGTGCATCACCTCGTAGTGGCGCTCCAGCGAGAAGATCAGGGTGACGTTGACGCTGATGCCGAGCCCGATGACCTCGGTGATCGCCGGGAGGCCCGCCTTCGTCGCCGGGATCTTGATCATCACGTTGGGGCGGTCGACGAGCCAGGCGAGCTGCTTGGCCTCGGCGACCGTCGCCGCGGTGTCGTGGGCCAGCCGGGGGTCGACCTCGATGGAGACCCGGCCGTCCCGTCCCGCCGTCGCGTCGTACACCGGGCGCAGGACGTCGGCGGCGGCGCGTACGTCGGCGGTCGTCAACATCCGTACGGCCTCGTCGACCGTCACCCCGCGCACGGCGAGGTCGGCGAGCTGGTCCTCGTAGCCCTCTCCCGAGCCGATGGCGGCCCGGAAGACGGACGGGTTGGTGGTCACGCCGACGACGTGCTGCTTCTCGACGAGCTTCGCGAGGTTGCCGGAGGTGACGCGTTCGCGGGAGAGGTCGTCGAGCCAGACGGAGACGCCTTCGTCGGAGAGGCGCCGCAGGGGATCCGTGACGGTGCTCGCCACGGTCGCTTCGGTGGTCACAATGATCATCTTCCTTCAGGCGCTCGCATCAACCGCGGACGGCGACGAGTGATTCCCTCGCGGCGGTGACGACGTTCTCGGGGGTGAAGCCGTACTCGGCGAACAGGGTCTTCGCGTCGGCGGAAGCGCCGAAGTGTTCGAGGGAGACGATGCGGCCGTGGTCACCGACGTAGCGGTACCAGGTCAGACCGATCCCCGCCTCGACCGCCACGCGGGCCTTCACGGACGGCGGCAGCACGCTCTCGCGGTATTCGCGCGGCTGTTCCTCGAACCACTCCACCGACGGCATCGACACCACCCGTGTCCCGACCCCCTCCGCCTCCAGCCGCTCCCGCGCGGCGACGGCCAGTTGCACCTCCGAGCCGGTGGCGATCAGGATCGTCTCAGGAGTCGCGGTCGAGGACTCCTGGAGCACATAACCTCCCTTCGCCGCCTCGGAGTTGGGCGCGTACGTCGGCACGCCCTGGCGGGTGAGCGCCAGCCCGTGCGGCGCCGGGTCGGTGGCGTGGCGCCTGAGGATCTCGGCCCAGGCGATCGTCGTCTCGTTGGCGTCGGCCGGGCGGACGATGTTCAGGCCAGGAATGGCCCGCAGGGAGGCCAGGTGCTCGACCGGCTGGTGCGTCGGGCCGTCCTCGCCCAGACCGATGGAGTCGTGCGTCCAGACGTACGTCACGGGGAGCTGCATCAGCGCGGACAGGCGCACGGCGTTGCGCATGTAGTCGGAGAACACCAGGAACGTGCCGCCGTAGACACGGGTGTTGCCGTGCAGCGCGATGCCGTTCATCGCCGCGGCCATGGAGTGCTCGCGGATGCCGAAGTGGATGGTGCGGCCGTACGGGTCGGCCTCCGGGAGCGGGTTGTCCGCCGGGAGGAAGGACGACGTCTTGTCGATCGTCGTGTTGTTCGAACCGGCCAGGTCGGCCGAGCCGCCCCACAGCTCCGGGATCACCGCGCCGAGCGCCTGGAGCACCTTGCCGGACGCGGCCCGGGTCGCCACCGGGGTGCCCTCCTCGAAGACGGGCAGTGCCTGTTCCCAGCCCTCGGGCAGCCGGCCCGCGACCACCCGGTCGAAGAGCCGGGCCCGCTCGGGCCGGGCGGTGCGCCACTCGGCGATCCGCTTGTCCCAGGCGGCGTGCGTCTCCGCGCCCCGGTCGAGGGCCCGGCGGGTGTGGGCGAGCACGTCGTCGGCGACGTCGAAGGTCTTGCCCGCGTCGAAGCCGAGAACCCGCTTGGTGGCCGCGACCTCGGCCTCGCCCAGCGCCGAGCCGTGCGCGGCCTCGGTGTTCTGCGCGCCCGGAGCCGGCCAGGCGATGATCGTGCGCATCGCGATGATCGAGGGTCGGGATGTCTCCTCCCGCGCGGCCAGCAGCGCGTCGTACAGGGCGTGCACGTCGACGTTGCCGTTGAAGGCGGGCTCGATCCGCTGTACGTGCCAGCCGTACGCCTCGTACCGCTTCAGCACGTCCTCGGAGAACGCGGTGGCCGTGTCGCCCTCGATGGAGATGTGGTTGTCGTCGTACAGGAAGACGAGGTTGCCGAGCTTCTGATGGCCCGCCAGCGACGAGGCCTCGGCGGAGATACCCTCCTCCAGGTCACCGTCGGAGACGATGGCCCAGACGGTGTGGTCGAACGGGGACGCTCCCTCGGGGGCGTCCGGGTCGAACAGGCCGCGTTCGTAGCGGGCGGCCATCGCCATGCCGACGGCGTTGGCGGCGCCCTGGCCCAGTGGGCCGGTCGTGGTCTCCACCCCGGCGGTGTGGCCGTACTCGGGGTGGCCCGGCGTCTTCGAACCGTGCGTCCGGAACGCCTTGAGGTCGTCCAGCTCCAGTTCGTACCCGGCGAGGAAGAGCTGGGTGTAGAGGGTCAGCGAGGTGTGGCCGGGGGAGAGGACGAAGCGGTCGCGGCCCGTCCACTCGGGATCGGCCGGATCGTGACGCATCACCTTCTGAAAGAGCGTGTACGCGGCGGGCGCGAGGCTCATCGCCGTTCCCGGGTGCCCGTTGCCGACCTTCTGCACGGCGTCGGCGGCCAGCAGACGGGCGGTGTCGACGGCGCGCCGGTCGAGTTCTGTCCAGTTCATGTTCAAGAAGTCCTCGATGAGACGGCGGAACTGCTCTGACGTGTTCAAAAGTAAAAGTCTGACCTTTGTTGGGGAAGGTCGTGGTGTGCCAGCCTTCGGTGAAACTGGGACACCGACGACGACGCGGCGGCGAGGACATGACGGACAGAGACTTCCCGGACGGCGACCGGATCAAGACCTTCCCGTTCCCCGTCGACCGCAGCCTCTCCGGTGTCGGCATGCAGATCGGCCCGATGGACGGCGGCGGCCCCTGGCGCGCGGACACACCCGTGGAAGGGGTCCACCGCATCGACTTCCATGTGGTGATGCTGTTCGACGGCGGCCCGGTGCACCACATGATCGACTTCACCGGGTACGAGGTGGGCGCGGGCGACGTGTTGTGGATCCGTCCGGGGCAGGTGCATCGATTCTCACGCGTGAGCGAGTACCGCGGGACCGTCCTCACCATGCAACCGGGCTTCCTGCCCCGCGCGAGCGTCGAGGCGACGGGCCTCTACCGCTACGACCTGCCGCCGCTGCTCCGCCCCGACGAGGCCCAACTGGCGGGGCTGCGCGCCTCGTCGGCCCAGCTCGAACGCGAGTACGTCGACACCGCCACGCTGCCGCTCAGCCTCCACACCGCCGTACTGCGGCACTCCCTGACGGCCTTCCTGCTGCGCCTCGCCCATCTCGCCGCCAGTTCGGCGGAGGCGGAGCGCCGGCCCGGCGACACCACCTTCACCCGCTTCCGGGACGCCGTCGAGCGGGACTTCGCCGGCAACCACAGCGTCAGCGCGTACGCCGACGCCCTCGGTTACTCCCGCCGCACCCTCGTCCGCGCGGTCCGCGCCGCGACCGGCGAGACACCCAAGGGCTTCATCGACAAGCGGGTCGTCCTCGAGGCGAAACGGCTGCTGGCCCACACGGATCTGCCGATCGGCCGGGTCGGCGTGGCCGTCGGCTTCCCCGACGCGGCCAACTTCTCCAAGTTCTTCCAACTGCACGCCGGGGCAACGCCGGTAGCGTTCCGGGCGGAGATGCGGTGACCCTCCGGGGTGAACGCGGGGGCCGGCGTGCGAGCGGTGCTGTCGGGGGTGAAGTGGGCGGCCGGCGTGCGAGCGGTGCTGTCGGGGGTGAAGTGGGCGGCCGGCGTGCGAGCGGTGCTGTCCGGGGGTGGACGTGGGTGGTTGGCGTGCGAGCGGTGCTGTCGGGGGTGGACGTGGGTGGTTGGCGTGCGAGCGGTGCTGTCGGGGGTGGACGTGGGTGGTTGGCGTGCGAGCGGTGACCCGTCGGGGGTGAAAGCGGGTGGTCGGCGTGCGCGGTGACCCGTCGGGGGTGAACGCCCACGGCCGACGGCCGACGTGCGGGCGGTGGCCCATCAGGGGTGAACACCGACGACCGGCGTGAACGTGCCCGAGGGGCTCCGCGCTCGTGCGCGAAACCCCTCGGGGATGTGCCGACGCGCCGCTCAGCGGCCGAAGTTGAACCAGTTCACGTTCACGAAGTCCTGCGACTGCCCGCTCGTGAAGGTCAGATAGACGTCATGGGTGCCGGTGACCTGGCTCATGTTCATGGGCACCGTCCGCCAGGACTGCCAGCCACCGGTGTTGGCGATCGAGAAGTTGGCGACCGGTGCGCTCGTCCGGCTGTCGAGTCTGACCTCGACCAGACCGCTCACCCCGGTGTTGGCGCCGGAGGCGACCCGGGCGATGAACTGGGTGGCCGCCGTGGAGCCGAAGTTGACGTTCTGGAACAGCGCCCAGTCGCCGTTGGCCAGGGAGCCGATGTTCTGGCCGCCGCCGGTGTCGGTCGTGGTCTCGGTGAGGGTGCCGCTCTGGCTGTTGTACGACTCGGCCTGGATGGCGCTGTACGCGTCACGGGTGCCCGTCGGCGGCGGTGTGGTGGTGCCTCCGCCGGCCGACAGCACCTGCACGTAGTCGACGACCATCGGGACACCGGACCGGGTGTCGCCGTCCAGGCCGCCGCCGAACGCGTCCGGGAAGGCGCCGCCCATCGCCACGTTCAGGATGATGAAGAAGCCGTGGTTGGTGGCGTTGGACCAGGTGGTCGCGTCCACCTGGTTCGCGTTGACCGAATGGAACTGGGTGCCGTCGACGGAGAACCGGATCGTCTCGGGGGTCACCGAGCGGTCCCACTCCATGGTGTACGTGTGGAAGCCGGACTGGCAGGTCGTGTTGGGGCAGGCCGTGGAGTTGCCGATGCCGGTCGTCTCGTTGCACGGGCCGCCGGGGTTGGTGCCGCAGTGGATCGTGGCCCAGACCTGGTTGCGGCCCTGGACGTTCTCCATGATGTCCAGTTCGCCGACGCTGGGCCAGTTCTGGTAGTTGCCCCGGTAGGGGGCGCCCAGCATCCAGAACGCCGGCCAGTAGCCCTCGGCGGCCGTTCCGGTGACGTTCGGCATCTGGATCCGGGACTCGACCCGCAGCTTGCCGCCCGCCGGGGGCTGGAAGTCGGTGCGGTTGGTCTCGATCCGGCCCGAGGTCCACCTGCCCGCCGAGTCGCGGACCGGGGTGATGCGCAGGTTGCCGCTGCCGTCGAGGGAGACGTTGGCGGTGCTGTTCGTCATCGTCTCCACCTCGCCGGTGCCCCAGTTGGCGGGGCCACCCGGGTACGAAGTCCCAGTTGCGTACTGCCAGTTGGAGGTGTTGACGCCGGTGCCGGCGGTGCCGTTGAAGTCGTCGACGAAGACCTGGGTCCAGCCGGCGGGCGGTGCGGGGGCGGCTCCCTGCGCGGTCGTCGCCCAGGCCGTGGCCAGCGCCAACGCGCCGGCCATGGCGAGGAACGCGCGCCTGAGCGGGCGGCGGCGTCTGATGGGTATGCCGGAGGTTTCACTCATAGCGGCCTCTTCGGGTGTACGGAGTGAAATGCGCGGGTGGGGGGAGCGCTCCGTGGAGTCCCGTCCTGAGAGCGCTCTCAAGAAGAGCGTGCGGTCAATGTGCGCTCCGGCGCTGCGGCCGTCAAGAGTTAAAGCGGAGAAAGTCCGTGCGGGAGGGGCGAGTTCACCAGGTGAAGATCGGCCGATGTCGGGCGGTCACGGACCGGGCGGGTGAGGGGAAGAGGGGACGGTGAGTCAGTCCCCGGCGGCGGACGCGGACGGCCGGGCCTTCGGCTCGTCCGGGTTCACCGAGAGCGCCGTGTCCCCGGCCACCGCCACGATCGCGTCGTCCACGAGCAGCACTCCGGGCGGCGCCTCCGCCGCGATGTCCCCCGGGTCGTCGAGCGCGTCCGTACGCCACAACTCGCCGCCCGTGGCTCTGTCCAGGGCCAGCAGTCGGCCGAACCGGTTGGCGAAGTAGATCTCGTCGCGGGCCGTCGACACCACCGGAGCGGACAGGTTCTCCATGTCCGTGGCGCGTTCCCACAGCTCCTTGCCGCTCGTCGCCGACACGGCGGTGACCGACCCGTTGGTCCGCACGAAGTACACGACCCCGTCCACCAGCCTCGCCGAGCCGCGCAGCGCCCGTTCCAGCGCGATCCGGTCGGTCTTCCCGGTGTCCGGGTCCACTCGCAGGAACGCGTTGTACGGCCGCTCGTACCCGGCCTGGTACACCTCCTCGGTGGTCTCCGCCTTCAGGAACAGCGGCCGACCGTCGACGGTGCCCAGGGCGAGCGACTTCTCGGGCAGCGCGGCGAGCTCCCGCCGTGTGCCGTTGTCCGGATCGAGCCGTACGAGCTCGAACGGCCTGGTGTCGAGGAATTCGTCGCCCGTCCAGCACAGTTCGTACGGGTCGCCGCCGAGCACCGAGGGGACGCAGCTCACTTCGCCGGGCACGGACGACCGCCACAGCTCCTTGCCCGCCGTGGAGTAGGCGATCAGCTCCTGGTGGTCGGGCGCGAGGGTGAGGATGCCGCCGTCATGGAGGTAGGCCGGTTCGCTGGCGCTGATGTTCCGGGCCCACCGCTGCTTCCCGGTCCGGGTGTCCAGGGCCACCAGGCGCCGTCGGGTGGTGTCGGGTTCTGAGTAGGCGTACACCAGGCCGTCCCGCACGCCGACGGGGTGCGAGGTCTGGGGCAGGGTGCCGTGCCGCCAGCCCATGCGGCCGGTGCCGGCGTCCACCTTCGCGACGACGAAGCCCGTACCGCCGCAGTACAGGTCCGTTCCGTCCGTCAGGCACCCCGGTTCCTTGTAGCCGGTCGCGAGGTACTCGGAAGGGAAGCCGTGGTCGTTCCGCAGTGGTGTACGCCACGGCTGCCAGCCCTTGGGCAGGGACACGGAACGGTAGTCGACGGCGGTGTCGGGGGCGGACGGCGTCGAGCTGTCCTCGAACCCCGCGTACCCGAGCAGTGCGGCGCTCAGCGCGGTGACGGTGAGGGCGGCGCCGAGGCCGATGAGGAACACCTGCCGTTTGGCGCGGCGCTTCGCGGGGCGTCCGTCCGCCGGCCGGTCGTCCTCCGGCCGGCCGGTGGCCGTCCTGGCGTGCGCCTGTCCCCCTTCTGTGCGCCCGTGGTCCGTCGGCCGGTCGAGCGGCACGGGCGCGGTCCCGGTGGCGGCGGGGCCGGCTCCGGGCGAGACCGGCAACTCCAGGAACAGGCGGTGCAGTTCGGAGAGGTCCGGCCGGGCCGTCGGGTCCTTGTCCAGGCATCGTCCGGCGATGCTCCGCAACGGCTCGGGCACCGCGTCCAGTTTCGGTGCCTCGAACATGACCTGGTAGCCCGCCAGATAGGGGCTCTCCGCCTTGAACGGGCTGTGCCCACTGGCCGCGTACACCAGCAGTGAGCCCAGCGAGAACACGTCCGACGCGGCGGAGACGTCCCTCGGCGAGCGCAGCTGCTCCGGTGACATGAACGGCGGCGTGCCGATCACCCGGCCGGTCACGGTGAGCTGCAGGTTGTCAGCGGCACGCGAGATGCCGAAGTCGATGACCCGCGGGCCGTCCTCGGCCATGAGGACGTTCGCCGGTTTCAGGTCCCGGTGCACGACTCCCGCCCGGTGGATGTCCCGCAGTGCCTCGACCAGCCCGAGCGCGAGGCCCCGCATGCCGGCCCCGCTCAGCGGACCCTCCTCGCGGACCAGATCGGAGAGGGTCGGCCCCGGCACGTACAGCGTCGCCATCCACGGCCGGGCCGCCTCCGGGTCGGCGTCCACCACGGGGGTGGTGAACGCCCCGCTCACCCGCCGCGCCGCCGCGACCTCCTGCCGGAACCGGGACCGGAACTCCTCGTCGTCGCAGTACTGGGCGTGCACCAGCTTGATCGCGACCAGCCGCCCCGACGCGGACCGGGCACGATAGACGACCCCCATGCCACCCGCGCCGAGCCGGTCCTCCAGGACGTATCCGTCTATGACGGTGGGATCGTCGTCCTTCAGCGGCATTTCCCACCACGTTCTCATCCGTACGGCAGCTGCCGCCGATCAGCCTAGGGGATGGGTGCGGGGCCGCCGGACCAGGGGCGCCGGAGCGCCGTGCGAGGCCGCGGTGCGGTTCGGAGCGCGCTCCCGTCCTTCCGGCCGGCCCAGGACCGGCTTCCGGCCGTTGAGGCCGTCGGACGCGTCGAAGGTCCGCCCGCCCGGGTTCTTCACGATCACGACGTGCCGAGCGGCGAGCCGTCGCGGAACTGACGGTCCGGCACCGAGGCGTCGCCGCGCCCTTCGTGCCGCGCCCTTCGTGCCGTGCGATTCGTGTCGTGTGAGCGGTTCACGCAGGAGCCGTGGACGGCGGGGGCCCCGCGCCCGCGGCCTCCACGACGGTCTCGCCGGCCCGGGTGCGGGCGTACAGCACCTCTCGGCCCGCCCGGTGGGCGCTGACCAGACCGGCGGTGCGCAGGGCCGTCAGGTGCTGGGAGACGCCACCGGGAGTCAGTCCGGCACGGCGGGCGAGGTCGGTGGTCGAGGCGGGGGCGGTCAGTTCGGTCAGAAGGGTTGCGCGGGAGCGGCCCAGTACCCCCGCCAGGGCATCGGATCCGGTCCCGGCCCGCTTGTGCCAGAGCGTGCCGACGGCGCGTGGCGGATAGCGCAGCGAAGGCTGCCACGGCTCGTCGAGTACGGAGAACACACGCGGCCACACGAAGGCCGACGGCACCAGCAGCAGGCCACGGCCGTCGAGCCGGCGTGCCCCGCGCACGGTGCGGTGCTCCAGACGCAGGTTGCCCCCGGCCCAGGTGACCTGCGGGTCGAGGTCGGCGAACAACTGCTGGGCGCCGCCTTCGACCAGACGGCCGGCGCGGTAGCGGATGTCGTCCTCCAGCAGGGTGAGGATCCGCGACCAGTACGGTGCGAGAGCCAGCTCCCAGTACGCCTCGATCACCTCGGCCAACCGCCCCAGTCCGGCGGCCGGGTCGGCATGCAGCGCCGCCATCCGTGGGGGCGGTATTTCGGCCGTCGTGCGCAGCAGCGCCTGCGGGGTGGCCCGGACCGTGGCCAGCTCCACCTCCAGCGACGGCAGCGGCGTCGTGGGCGGCGGACAGACAAACCCCGGGACGCGACCGGCCCAGGGTGAGCGGGTCGGTACCGGGACGAGGTCGAACAGCGGGCTCAGATCGAGGTCCGCTGCCGCCAGCCGCGGGCGCACCTGCTCGGCCCAGGTGCGATGCACGCCCTGTCCGTCCGCGCCCTTGAGCACCCGGACGCTGGCCACCACCTCCCACAGCGGGGAGATCGCGAAGCGGGTACGGGCCACGTCCTCCACACCGAGTTCGATCTCGATCATTCAGCCGAGGGTAAATCAGTAGGTGCGAGGCCGGCGGTCGCGCACGGTGGCGCGCATGACCGAAGTCCCCGATTCCCCGTGGCGGTCGCGCGACTTCCGCGTGCTCTTCGCCGCGGGCGCCCTCAGCCACCTCGGCGGCAACGTCGGCTACGTGGCGATCCCGCTGCTCGCCGTCACCACGCTCGACGCGGGTCCCGGCCAGGCCGGTGCGCTGGCCGCGCTGTCCACCGTCGCCTTCCTCGTCATCGGCCTGCCCGCGGGCGCCTGGCTGGACCGTCTGCCCGGCCGCCGGGTGCTGGTGGCCGCCGACGCCGCCCGCGCGATGCTGTTCGCCTCGATCCCCGTCGCCTGGTGGCTGGGCACTCTGTCGCTGCCGCAGCTGTACGCGGTGGTGCTGCTGAACGGCTGTGCCACGGTGTTCTTCGACGTCGGCTCGCAGAGTGTGCTGCCCGAACTGGTCGGCCGCGAGCGCCTGGTGCGGGCCAACACGGCCGTCGTGAGCCTGATGGCCGGCGCCAACATCGCGGGCCGCGGTGCCGGCGGCTTTCTGGTCCAGCTCCTCACCGCCCCCCTGGCGATTGTCGGCGGGGCCGTCGCCTACCTTGTCTCCGCCGTCGGCCTCACCGGCATCGTCCGACGACGCGCTCCCGCGACGCCGGGGGAGGGAGGAGTGGCGGGGGCCGGTCGGCGACGGCTGTCGGCCGAGATCGCGGAGGGGCTGCGCCACGTCCTCGGCAGCCGGGAGCTGCTCGCGCTGGCCCTCACCGCGACGCTCACCAACCTCGGCGCACAGATGATCAACGCCGTACTGCCGGTGCTGTTCACCCGGGATCCACACCTGTCCGCCGGGGCACTCGGGGTGTACTGGGCCGCCGGCGGCGTGGGCATCCTGCTCGGCGCAGGTCTCGCGCGCCGCTTCGCCGCCCGCCTCGGCCACGGTCGCACCCTGGGGCTGGCCGGCCTGTGGTTCGCGCCCGGCGCACTCGCCGTCGCGCTGATCGGCTCCGGGCCGTGGCTGTGGGTGGCCGGCGCCGGATGGCTCGTGGTCATGACGAAGACGGGCATCGACAACGTCCTCGGCGTCACCCTGCGCCAGCACCTGACCCCGGACCCGCTGCTCGGCCGCATGAACGCCACCTTCCGCTTCCTGCTCACCGGCGCACTGGCCGTCGGCTCCGCCCTCGGTGGCCTCGTCGGTCAGGTGGCGGGCGTACGCGTGGCTGTCTGGACGGGCGCGATCTGCCTGGCCGGCGCCTTCCTCCCGGTCTTCTGCTCCCCGGTCCGTACGCTGCGCGAACTTCCGCCGCCCGCCACGCCACAGCACCCGGCGGCAGCGGCGTCCGCCACCGAGGCGTGACGCGCGGACCGGGCATCGACGGTGAGATCCGCAGCAACGTTTCCTCGTCGGTGCCCCCGTTTATTCGATGGCTCCGCCCGAGGGCCCCCGCTACCTTCCCCTCATGGCGTTGA
Proteins encoded:
- a CDS encoding glycoside hydrolase family 16 protein is translated as MSETSGIPIRRRRPLRRAFLAMAGALALATAWATTAQGAAPAPPAGWTQVFVDDFNGTAGTGVNTSNWQYATGTSYPGGPANWGTGEVETMTNSTANVSLDGSGNLRITPVRDSAGRWTSGRIETNRTDFQPPAGGKLRVESRIQMPNVTGTAAEGYWPAFWMLGAPYRGNYQNWPSVGELDIMENVQGRNQVWATIHCGTNPGGPCNETTGIGNSTACPNTTCQSGFHTYTMEWDRSVTPETIRFSVDGTQFHSVNANQVDATTWSNATNHGFFIILNVAMGGAFPDAFGGGLDGDTRSGVPMVVDYVQVLSAGGGTTTPPPTGTRDAYSAIQAESYNSQSGTLTETTTDTGGGQNIGSLANGDWALFQNVNFGSTAATQFIARVASGANTGVSGLVEVRLDSRTSAPVANFSIANTGGWQSWRTVPMNMSQVTGTHDVYLTFTSGQSQDFVNVNWFNFGR
- a CDS encoding serine/threonine-protein kinase, with the translated sequence MPLKDDDPTVIDGYVLEDRLGAGGMGVVYRARSASGRLVAIKLVHAQYCDDEEFRSRFRQEVAAARRVSGAFTTPVVDADPEAARPWMATLYVPGPTLSDLVREEGPLSGAGMRGLALGLVEALRDIHRAGVVHRDLKPANVLMAEDGPRVIDFGISRAADNLQLTVTGRVIGTPPFMSPEQLRSPRDVSAASDVFSLGSLLVYAASGHSPFKAESPYLAGYQVMFEAPKLDAVPEPLRSIAGRCLDKDPTARPDLSELHRLFLELPVSPGAGPAATGTAPVPLDRPTDHGRTEGGQAHARTATGRPEDDRPADGRPAKRRAKRQVFLIGLGAALTVTALSAALLGYAGFEDSSTPSAPDTAVDYRSVSLPKGWQPWRTPLRNDHGFPSEYLATGYKEPGCLTDGTDLYCGGTGFVVAKVDAGTGRMGWRHGTLPQTSHPVGVRDGLVYAYSEPDTTRRRLVALDTRTGKQRWARNISASEPAYLHDGGILTLAPDHQELIAYSTAGKELWRSSVPGEVSCVPSVLGGDPYELCWTGDEFLDTRPFELVRLDPDNGTRRELAALPEKSLALGTVDGRPLFLKAETTEEVYQAGYERPYNAFLRVDPDTGKTDRIALERALRGSARLVDGVVYFVRTNGSVTAVSATSGKELWERATDMENLSAPVVSTARDEIYFANRFGRLLALDRATGGELWRTDALDDPGDIAAEAPPGVLLVDDAIVAVAGDTALSVNPDEPKARPSASAAGD
- the tkt gene encoding transketolase, coding for MNWTELDRRAVDTARLLAADAVQKVGNGHPGTAMSLAPAAYTLFQKVMRHDPADPEWTGRDRFVLSPGHTSLTLYTQLFLAGYELELDDLKAFRTHGSKTPGHPEYGHTAGVETTTGPLGQGAANAVGMAMAARYERGLFDPDAPEGASPFDHTVWAIVSDGDLEEGISAEASSLAGHQKLGNLVFLYDDNHISIEGDTATAFSEDVLKRYEAYGWHVQRIEPAFNGNVDVHALYDALLAAREETSRPSIIAMRTIIAWPAPGAQNTEAAHGSALGEAEVAATKRVLGFDAGKTFDVADDVLAHTRRALDRGAETHAAWDKRIAEWRTARPERARLFDRVVAGRLPEGWEQALPVFEEGTPVATRAASGKVLQALGAVIPELWGGSADLAGSNNTTIDKTSSFLPADNPLPEADPYGRTIHFGIREHSMAAAMNGIALHGNTRVYGGTFLVFSDYMRNAVRLSALMQLPVTYVWTHDSIGLGEDGPTHQPVEHLASLRAIPGLNIVRPADANETTIAWAEILRRHATDPAPHGLALTRQGVPTYAPNSEAAKGGYVLQESSTATPETILIATGSEVQLAVAARERLEAEGVGTRVVSMPSVEWFEEQPREYRESVLPPSVKARVAVEAGIGLTWYRYVGDHGRIVSLEHFGASADAKTLFAEYGFTPENVVTAARESLVAVRG
- a CDS encoding helix-turn-helix domain-containing protein, with amino-acid sequence MTDRDFPDGDRIKTFPFPVDRSLSGVGMQIGPMDGGGPWRADTPVEGVHRIDFHVVMLFDGGPVHHMIDFTGYEVGAGDVLWIRPGQVHRFSRVSEYRGTVLTMQPGFLPRASVEATGLYRYDLPPLLRPDEAQLAGLRASSAQLEREYVDTATLPLSLHTAVLRHSLTAFLLRLAHLAASSAEAERRPGDTTFTRFRDAVERDFAGNHSVSAYADALGYSRRTLVRAVRAATGETPKGFIDKRVVLEAKRLLAHTDLPIGRVGVAVGFPDAANFSKFFQLHAGATPVAFRAEMR
- the zwf gene encoding glucose-6-phosphate dehydrogenase, with the translated sequence MTDEWLNPLRDADDRRLPRIAGPSGLVIFGVTGDLSRKKLMPAVYDLANRGLLPPGFSLVGFARRDWEDEDFAQIVHDAVREHARTEFREEVWQQLSEGMRFIPGDFGDDEAFKRLREAVEELDGSRGTGGNFAFYLSVPPKMFPKVVKQLKKHGLAGPPAGSWRRAVIEKPFGHDLASARELNAVLHEVFDPEQVFRIDHYLGKETVQNILALRFANQMYEPIWNRSYVDHVQITMAEDIGIGGRAGYYDGIGSARDVIQNHLLQLLALTVMEEPAAFDAESLLAEKLKALKAVRLPEDLGRHTVRGQYAAGWQGGEQVPGYLEEEGIARSSTTDTYAAVKVGIDNRRWAGVPFYLRTGKRLGRRVTEIAVVFQRAPHSPFDSTATEELGQNAIVIRVQPDEGMTVRFGSKVPGTSMEIRDVTMDFAYGESFTESSPEAYERLILDVLLGDANLFPRHQEVEESWKILDPIEEYWAKHGRPAQYASGSWGPEEADEMLARDGRSWRRP
- the tal gene encoding transaldolase — encoded protein: MIIVTTEATVASTVTDPLRRLSDEGVSVWLDDLSRERVTSGNLAKLVEKQHVVGVTTNPSVFRAAIGSGEGYEDQLADLAVRGVTVDEAVRMLTTADVRAAADVLRPVYDATAGRDGRVSIEVDPRLAHDTAATVAEAKQLAWLVDRPNVMIKIPATKAGLPAITEVIGLGISVNVTLIFSLERHYEVMHAYLAGLEKARAAGLDLSAIHSVASFFVSRVDTEIDKRLTLLGTAEALALRGRAALANARLAHEAYEEVFGGADGCAHPGGRWTALAGARANKQRPLWASTGVKDPAYRDTRYVDGLVAPGTVNTMPQATLDAVADRGVIRGNTVSGGYAQARADLAAVEALGVSYEEVVGLLENEGVATFEAAWQDLLDVVAKSLNSKGVDGE